One part of the Actinomyces howellii genome encodes these proteins:
- a CDS encoding magnesium transporter MgtE N-terminal domain-containing protein, whose product MENTRTRSTSRVFIARLVGTTVFDPLGDAVGKVHDVVALIALRGEPRAVGLVIEVAGRRRVFLPLSRVTAIEPGAVITTGLVNIRRFEQRHVETLVFGELFDRVVTMRDGTGQVTIRDVAIERDRGMDWKVTRLFVQRAASGPLGLRRGETFMVRPEEVSGLAGSADQQSATALLATLEDLKAADLADVLSDLPLARQLEVAAELSDERLADAVEELSDDDAVALLSGLDASRAADVLDAMQPDDAADLVAELPQIKATELLGLMQPEEAEDVRRLLTYDEYTAGGLMTTEPIILPPEATVAGFLAQARKAEMTPALAAVAFVCRPPLETPTGRYLGMVHFQRALRERPQKMVGSLLDKALDGVHAEDSIGTVTRLLATYNLTALPVVDDADRLLGAVSVDDVLDHLMPDDWREADEAVTDEMIERSANG is encoded by the coding sequence GTGGAGAACACCAGGACGCGCAGCACCTCACGGGTCTTCATCGCCCGTCTCGTGGGCACCACCGTCTTCGACCCCCTGGGGGACGCGGTCGGCAAGGTCCACGACGTCGTCGCACTCATCGCGCTGCGGGGGGAGCCTCGTGCGGTCGGCCTCGTCATCGAGGTCGCCGGGCGCCGGCGGGTGTTCCTGCCCCTGTCGCGGGTCACGGCCATCGAGCCGGGGGCGGTCATCACGACGGGCCTGGTCAACATCAGGCGCTTCGAGCAGCGCCATGTCGAGACCCTCGTCTTCGGTGAGCTCTTCGACCGCGTCGTCACGATGCGCGACGGCACCGGCCAGGTGACCATCCGCGACGTGGCGATCGAGCGGGACCGGGGCATGGACTGGAAGGTGACGCGCCTGTTCGTCCAGCGCGCCGCCTCCGGCCCCCTGGGGCTGCGCCGCGGGGAGACCTTCATGGTGCGTCCCGAGGAGGTCTCGGGGCTGGCTGGCTCGGCCGACCAGCAGAGCGCGACCGCCCTGCTGGCCACCCTGGAGGACCTCAAGGCCGCCGACCTGGCCGACGTCCTGTCCGACCTTCCGCTGGCCCGCCAGCTCGAGGTGGCCGCCGAGCTGTCCGACGAGCGCCTGGCCGACGCCGTCGAGGAGCTGTCCGACGACGACGCGGTCGCCCTCCTGTCGGGCCTGGACGCCTCCCGCGCCGCCGACGTCCTGGACGCCATGCAGCCCGACGACGCCGCCGACCTCGTCGCCGAGCTCCCCCAGATCAAGGCCACCGAGCTCCTGGGCCTCATGCAGCCCGAGGAGGCCGAGGACGTGCGTCGCCTGCTCACCTACGACGAGTACACCGCCGGCGGTCTCATGACGACCGAGCCGATCATCCTGCCCCCCGAGGCGACGGTGGCCGGCTTCCTGGCCCAGGCCCGCAAGGCCGAGATGACCCCGGCCCTGGCGGCGGTGGCCTTCGTGTGCCGTCCGCCCCTGGAGACCCCCACCGGCCGGTACCTCGGGATGGTCCACTTCCAGCGCGCCCTGCGCGAGCGGCCCCAGAAGATGGTGGGCTCCCTGCTCGACAAGGCCCTTGACGGCGTGCACGCCGAGGACTCCATCGGCACCGTCACCCGCCTGCTGGCCACCTACAACCTCACCGCCCTGCCGGTGGTCGACGACGCCGACCGCCTCCTGGGCGCCGTGTCGGTCGACGACGTCCTGGACCACCTCATGCCCGATGACTGGCGTGAGGCCGACGAGGCGGTCACCGACGAGATGATCGAGAGGAGCGCCAATGGCTGA
- a CDS encoding DUF1003 domain-containing protein, protein MAEQLDQPLSEGRSRRLRWARPRRTTRSDTSGRVAEAIARFSGTPTFLIWLTVFVALWMAWNSWGPGPLRFDKAELGFTALTLMLSLQASYSAPLILLAQNRQDDRDRVTAEQDRQRAERNLEDTEFLTREIASLRYAMNDVATRDFVRSELRGMLEEILAEERRTREQIHDERGEERRDGRRSEARAPGAEPPAGGSSGSQD, encoded by the coding sequence ATGGCTGAGCAGCTCGACCAGCCCCTGTCGGAGGGACGTTCGCGCAGGCTGCGATGGGCCCGGCCGCGGCGTACCACCCGATCCGACACCTCCGGGAGGGTCGCCGAGGCGATCGCCCGCTTCTCGGGAACCCCCACCTTCCTCATCTGGCTGACTGTCTTCGTCGCCCTGTGGATGGCCTGGAACTCCTGGGGTCCCGGGCCCCTGCGCTTCGACAAGGCCGAGCTGGGCTTCACGGCCCTGACCCTCATGCTCTCCCTCCAGGCCTCCTACTCCGCCCCGCTCATCCTGCTCGCCCAGAACCGGCAGGACGACCGCGACCGGGTGACCGCCGAGCAGGACCGCCAGCGCGCCGAGCGCAACCTCGAGGACACCGAGTTCCTCACCCGGGAGATCGCCTCGTTGCGCTACGCGATGAACGACGTCGCCACCCGCGACTTCGTGCGCAGCGAGCTGCGGGGGATGCTCGAGGAGATCCTTGCCGAGGAGCGTCGCACCCGCGAGCAGATCCATGACGAGCGGGGCGAGGAGCGTCGGGACGGGCGGAGGTCCGAGGCCCGCGCCCCCGGCGCGGAGCCGCCCGCGGGCGGCTCGTCAGGGTCCCAGGACTGA
- a CDS encoding Mrp/NBP35 family ATP-binding protein: MPTPSTDAVYEALGKVIDPELRRPITELGMVDSVEVAQDGTVTVGVLLTVAGCPLKDTITADTRAAVGDVEGVTGVEVHLGVMTDEQRAELRTRLRGGSAEPVIPFTQPGNLTRVYAVTSGKGGVGKSSVTASLAAAMAAQGLSVGVVDADIYGFSIPRMLGVNQVPTQLDGMLVPPVAHGVKVISIGMFVEERQPVVWRGPMLHRAVQQFLTDVFWGDLDVLLLDLPPGTGDVTISVAQLLPSAEVLVVTTPQTAAAEVAERTGLIATQTHQRVVGVIENMSWLSQPDGSRIEVFGSGGGQAVSESLSQALGYEVPLLAQLPLDVALREGSDSGVPAVIAQDGQPRDDAPAAAELVAVARRLGHRARGLAGRNLGVSPVG; encoded by the coding sequence ATGCCGACTCCATCGACCGATGCAGTGTACGAGGCGCTCGGGAAGGTCATCGACCCCGAGCTCCGCCGCCCGATCACCGAGCTCGGCATGGTCGACTCGGTCGAGGTCGCCCAGGACGGCACCGTGACCGTGGGCGTCCTGCTCACTGTGGCCGGGTGTCCGCTCAAGGACACGATCACCGCCGACACGCGTGCAGCGGTGGGCGACGTCGAGGGAGTCACCGGCGTCGAGGTGCACCTGGGTGTCATGACCGACGAGCAGCGCGCCGAGCTGCGCACCCGCCTGCGCGGGGGCTCCGCCGAGCCGGTCATCCCCTTCACCCAGCCCGGCAACCTCACCCGCGTGTACGCCGTCACCTCCGGCAAGGGCGGGGTCGGGAAGTCCTCGGTGACCGCGAGCCTGGCCGCGGCGATGGCCGCCCAGGGCCTGAGCGTCGGGGTGGTCGACGCCGACATCTACGGCTTCTCCATCCCGCGGATGCTCGGGGTCAACCAGGTCCCCACCCAGCTCGACGGCATGCTCGTGCCGCCGGTGGCGCACGGCGTCAAGGTGATCTCCATCGGCATGTTCGTCGAGGAGCGCCAGCCGGTCGTGTGGCGCGGGCCGATGCTGCACCGGGCGGTCCAGCAGTTCCTCACCGACGTCTTCTGGGGCGACCTGGACGTCCTGCTGCTCGACCTGCCCCCAGGCACGGGCGACGTGACGATCTCGGTGGCCCAGCTGCTGCCCTCCGCCGAGGTCCTCGTCGTCACGACGCCGCAGACCGCCGCGGCCGAGGTCGCCGAGCGCACCGGGCTCATCGCCACCCAGACGCACCAGCGCGTCGTGGGGGTCATCGAGAACATGTCGTGGCTGTCCCAGCCCGACGGCAGCCGGATCGAGGTCTTCGGCTCCGGCGGCGGACAGGCCGTCTCAGAGTCCTTGTCGCAGGCCCTGGGCTACGAGGTTCCCCTGCTCGCGCAGCTCCCGCTGGACGTCGCGCTGCGAGAGGGCTCTGACAGCGGCGTCCCCGCGGTCATCGCCCAGGACGGTCAGCCCCGTGACGACGCCCCGGCCGCGGCCGAGCTCGTGGCGGTGGCCAGGAGGCTGGGTCACCGGGCTCGTGGCCTGGCAGGCCGCAACCTGGGGGTCAGCCCCGTCGGCTGA
- a CDS encoding twin-arginine translocase TatA/TatE family subunit translates to MFGISGAEFFVIVLVAVLVVGPQRLPEYTRKLTQAVRRLRVFLDDAKVQIAEEVGPELGDLDLSDLDPRNYDPRKIVRDALGEDLDAIRRDLANPFQSVAKTVKETSDDAVAAAAGARGSKSLSTMINDKAEETRRANASRQAAAAARQDETPESSEPSETTEAPGTSEEPGTDPVEGTTGTEAAEAAEATEAADATEAAEAAEATTDPGSTSGPDLVRAEAEAQAVTAEIPEVEQAGTVEVSDNAGPEEPEASDGPADPAAVPSSLSEDDARAPEPVRPISPRDIVRAARAAARTRAEAAEAVVEV, encoded by the coding sequence GTGTTTGGCATCTCCGGAGCGGAGTTCTTCGTCATCGTGCTCGTGGCCGTCCTCGTGGTCGGCCCGCAGCGCCTGCCCGAGTACACCCGCAAGCTCACCCAGGCGGTCCGTCGGCTGCGTGTCTTCCTTGACGACGCCAAGGTCCAGATCGCTGAGGAGGTCGGTCCGGAGCTCGGCGACCTCGACCTGTCCGACCTCGACCCGCGCAACTACGACCCCCGCAAGATCGTGCGTGACGCCCTCGGGGAGGACCTCGACGCCATCCGCAGGGACCTGGCCAACCCCTTCCAGTCGGTGGCCAAGACCGTCAAGGAGACCAGCGACGACGCGGTCGCTGCCGCGGCAGGCGCCAGGGGGTCGAAGTCCCTGTCGACGATGATCAACGACAAGGCCGAGGAGACCCGCCGCGCCAACGCCTCCCGGCAGGCAGCGGCCGCGGCCCGCCAGGACGAGACTCCCGAGTCCTCCGAGCCCTCCGAGACGACCGAGGCTCCCGGGACCTCCGAGGAGCCCGGCACGGATCCCGTCGAGGGCACAACCGGTACCGAGGCCGCTGAGGCCGCTGAGGCCACGGAGGCCGCTGACGCCACGGAGGCCGCTGAGGCCGCTGAGGCCACGACCGACCCGGGCTCCACGAGCGGGCCCGACCTCGTCCGGGCCGAGGCCGAGGCGCAGGCGGTCACCGCCGAGATCCCCGAGGTCGAGCAGGCCGGGACCGTCGAGGTCAGTGACAACGCTGGGCCTGAGGAGCCGGAGGCCTCCGATGGCCCAGCCGACCCGGCCGCGGTGCCCTCCAGCCTGTCCGAGGACGACGCGCGTGCCCCCGAGCCGGTGCGGCCGATCTCACCGCGCGACATCGTCCGGGCCGCTCGGGCCGCCGCCCGCACCCGCGCGGAGGCGGCCGAGGCCGTCGTCGAGGTCTGA
- a CDS encoding O-methyltransferase — protein MSADKTLSWSYTEEFPREGEQAAQARLRGIELGISPVSPATGAALRMLAASVAAKSIAEIGTGTGVSGLWLLDGMGADGMLTTIDVEAELQREARRAFDAAGHPGSRTRVIRGRASDVMPRMAERSYDMVVLDVEPDEAAALADPAVRMLRVGGVLAVTHALWKDHVADPARRDALTVAARELGKSLRDREDLLTSLLPVEDGLLVSIRQA, from the coding sequence GTGAGCGCAGACAAGACCCTGAGCTGGTCCTACACGGAGGAGTTCCCCCGCGAGGGCGAGCAGGCCGCGCAGGCGAGGCTGCGCGGCATCGAGCTCGGGATCTCCCCTGTCTCCCCCGCCACCGGGGCCGCGCTGCGGATGCTGGCGGCCTCGGTCGCCGCCAAGTCGATCGCCGAGATCGGCACGGGCACCGGTGTCTCGGGCCTGTGGCTCCTGGACGGCATGGGTGCTGACGGCATGCTCACGACCATCGACGTCGAGGCCGAGCTCCAGCGTGAGGCCCGTCGCGCCTTTGACGCCGCCGGTCACCCCGGCTCACGTACCCGGGTCATCCGGGGGCGGGCCTCCGACGTCATGCCGCGGATGGCTGAGCGCTCCTACGACATGGTGGTCCTCGACGTCGAGCCCGACGAGGCGGCCGCCCTGGCGGACCCGGCCGTCAGGATGCTGCGTGTCGGGGGCGTGCTCGCGGTCACCCACGCCCTGTGGAAGGACCACGTGGCCGACCCGGCCCGGCGGGACGCGCTCACGGTCGCGGCCCGAGAGCTGGGCAAGTCCCTGCGGGACCGGGAGGACCTGCTCACCTCGCTCCTCCCCGTTGAGGACGGCCTTCTCGTGTCGATCCGGCAGGCCTGA
- a CDS encoding DUF3117 domain-containing protein: MAAMKPRTGDGPLEVVKEGRSIIMRVPLEGGGRLVVEITPDEIKELQEALASVKV, translated from the coding sequence ATGGCTGCCATGAAGCCCAGGACCGGTGACGGGCCGCTCGAGGTCGTCAAGGAGGGTCGGTCCATCATCATGAGGGTGCCGCTGGAGGGCGGGGGCCGTCTGGTCGTCGAGATCACGCCCGACGAGATCAAGGAGCTCCAGGAGGCGCTTGCCTCCGTCAAGGTCTGA
- a CDS encoding LOG family protein yields the protein MTRETYRKGPVLLRGTQIPEQTTDARLLDRRGDTDWLHSDPWRVLRIQSEFVEGFGALAELGPAISVFGSARTPASDPAYALAEQVGAGLARSGYAVMTGGGPGMMEAANKGAHEAGGVSVGLGIELPHEQGMNEYVDLGVNFRYFFARKTMFLKYSDGFVVMPGGLGTLDELFEALTLVQTQKVSSFPIVLVGTRFWEGLVSWIRSTLVDSGVISNGDPGLVHLVDTAEEAVSYVVGAAQRMRADEARAAGRI from the coding sequence ATGACCCGAGAGACCTACCGCAAGGGACCGGTGCTGCTGCGCGGCACCCAGATCCCCGAGCAGACCACCGACGCCCGCCTCCTGGACCGGCGGGGCGACACCGACTGGCTGCACTCGGACCCCTGGCGGGTCCTACGCATCCAGTCCGAGTTCGTCGAGGGCTTCGGCGCCCTGGCCGAGCTCGGTCCGGCCATCAGCGTCTTCGGCTCGGCGCGCACCCCGGCCAGCGACCCCGCCTACGCCCTGGCCGAGCAGGTCGGGGCCGGTCTGGCCCGCTCGGGCTACGCGGTCATGACCGGCGGCGGGCCCGGCATGATGGAGGCGGCCAACAAGGGGGCCCACGAGGCGGGTGGTGTCTCGGTCGGCCTGGGCATCGAGCTCCCCCACGAGCAGGGGATGAACGAGTACGTGGACCTGGGGGTCAACTTCCGCTACTTCTTCGCCCGCAAGACCATGTTCCTCAAGTACTCCGACGGATTCGTCGTCATGCCCGGGGGCTTGGGCACCCTCGACGAGCTCTTCGAGGCCCTCACCCTCGTCCAGACCCAGAAGGTCTCCTCGTTCCCGATCGTCCTGGTCGGGACGCGGTTCTGGGAGGGGCTGGTCAGCTGGATCCGCTCGACCCTCGTGGACTCAGGCGTCATCTCCAACGGTGACCCCGGCCTGGTCCACCTCGTCGACACCGCCGAGGAGGCCGTCAGCTACGTCGTCGGAGCCGCCCAGCGGATGCGGGCCGACGAGGCGCGGGCCGCCGGCCGCATCTGA
- the dapE gene encoding succinyl-diaminopimelate desuccinylase, with protein MRTTTTPPQPGRAATSVVLPDLLGDLGALTLALVDTPSVSGSEAPLADAVEAALAGCSHLEVARHGNTVVARTHLGRAERVLVAGHLDTVPVSERTTNVPGRMEERDGRQVVWGRGSVDMKGGVAVGLHLAAALTAPSRDVTWVFYDNEEVNGDLNGLGLALDAHPEWFAADLAVLCEPTGAAIEGGCNGTLRLVLEVPGTAAHSARSWRGANAVHAAGELIARAAAAPVRTVEVDGLAYRESFNVVLIEGGVAMNTIPDSCRLHVNYRYAPDLGPREALSRALRIMAGIDPRDEEEDPAVEVSTGTVAVRVDDLCDAARPGLDSPLAAGLVAVVRARGGGVGPKLGWTDVARFSAAGVPAINLGPGDPMLCHTDDEHCPVSQIEEVASILREWLS; from the coding sequence ATGAGGACGACCACGACACCGCCGCAACCGGGACGCGCCGCGACCTCGGTGGTCCTGCCCGACCTCCTGGGCGACCTCGGCGCCCTGACCCTGGCCCTTGTCGACACGCCCTCGGTCTCTGGTTCCGAGGCGCCCCTGGCCGACGCCGTCGAGGCGGCCCTCGCGGGCTGCTCCCACCTCGAGGTCGCTCGCCACGGCAACACGGTCGTGGCCCGTACCCACCTGGGGCGGGCCGAGCGCGTCCTCGTGGCCGGGCACCTCGACACCGTCCCGGTCTCGGAGCGGACGACCAACGTCCCTGGGCGCATGGAGGAGCGTGACGGCCGTCAGGTCGTGTGGGGCCGGGGCAGCGTCGACATGAAGGGGGGTGTCGCGGTCGGCCTGCACCTGGCCGCGGCGCTTACGGCGCCGAGCCGGGACGTCACCTGGGTCTTCTACGACAACGAGGAGGTCAACGGGGACCTCAACGGCCTGGGCCTGGCTCTTGACGCCCACCCGGAGTGGTTCGCCGCCGACCTCGCCGTCCTGTGCGAGCCCACCGGTGCGGCGATCGAGGGCGGCTGCAACGGCACGCTGCGCCTCGTCCTCGAGGTGCCCGGCACGGCCGCCCACTCCGCCCGCTCGTGGCGGGGCGCCAACGCGGTCCACGCCGCGGGCGAGCTCATCGCCCGGGCGGCCGCCGCCCCGGTGCGCACCGTCGAGGTCGACGGGCTGGCCTACCGGGAGTCCTTCAACGTCGTGCTCATTGAGGGCGGCGTCGCCATGAACACGATCCCCGACTCCTGCCGCCTTCACGTCAACTACCGCTACGCCCCGGACCTGGGCCCCCGCGAGGCGCTGTCCCGCGCCCTGCGGATCATGGCCGGGATCGACCCGCGGGACGAGGAGGAGGACCCCGCCGTCGAGGTGAGCACCGGGACGGTTGCCGTGCGTGTCGACGACCTGTGCGACGCGGCTAGGCCGGGCCTGGACTCGCCTCTGGCGGCCGGGCTCGTCGCGGTCGTCCGAGCGCGTGGGGGCGGCGTCGGCCCCAAGCTCGGGTGGACCGACGTCGCCCGCTTCTCCGCCGCGGGGGTCCCGGCCATCAACCTCGGGCCGGGGGACCCGATGCTGTGCCACACCGACGACGAGCACTGCCCGGTGTCCCAGATCGAGGAGGTTGCCTCGATCCTCAGGGAGTGGCTCAGCTGA
- a CDS encoding IS3 family transposase (programmed frameshift): MSRAKYSDEFKAQVVREVVEKDRTIASVAASYDLVPQTVGNWVARYRKEHSSQEESEAVAESAQIARLRAENRELRQENEFLKKSGGLLRAGTAVSDKYKLINREEGRYPVASMCRWAGVSRSGYYSWRERAESSRIRRREELAVLVRAEFEASHGAYGYRRIAAALRRQGVSTCQDTVRAVMRAQGLRAAQPRRKVRTTVPARDLGERPDLVRRDFTAEKPGIKWVGDITCIRTWAGFVYLATVLDCCTRKVVGYAMADHMRTDLVCDAIDMAVRRCPHKRGVTIFHSDRGSQYTSQQFSDHLRKYGIRLSVGRTGVCWDNAWAESFNATLKNERVHRMVYPTRRKAVSDIASWIELTYNQTRLHSTLGYRTPNEVEGEHLGRRQAA, encoded by the exons ATGTCAAGGGCGAAGTACTCGGACGAGTTCAAGGCGCAGGTTGTGCGTGAGGTCGTCGAGAAGGACCGGACGATCGCGTCGGTCGCGGCCTCCTACGACCTGGTTCCCCAGACGGTGGGGAACTGGGTCGCGAGGTACAGGAAGGAGCACTCCAGCCAGGAGGAAAGTGAAGCAGTCGCAGAGTCCGCGCAGATAGCCAGGCTCAGGGCGGAGAACCGCGAGCTGCGCCAGGAGAACGAGTTCCTGA AAAAAAGCGGCGGCCTTCTTCGCGCAGGAACAGCGGTGAGCGACAAGTACAAGCTCATCAACCGCGAGGAAGGCAGATACCCTGTTGCCTCCATGTGCCGCTGGGCCGGGGTGTCCAGGTCCGGGTACTACTCCTGGCGCGAGCGGGCTGAGTCGAGTCGTATCAGGAGACGGGAGGAGCTGGCGGTTCTTGTGCGGGCCGAGTTCGAGGCCTCCCACGGCGCCTACGGGTACCGGCGCATCGCGGCAGCCCTGCGACGTCAAGGCGTGTCAACCTGCCAGGACACTGTGCGTGCGGTCATGCGCGCCCAGGGCCTGAGAGCCGCGCAACCGCGCCGGAAGGTCCGTACCACCGTCCCGGCCCGTGACCTGGGCGAGCGTCCCGACCTCGTGCGCCGTGACTTCACGGCCGAGAAACCCGGAATCAAATGGGTAGGTGACATCACCTGTATCCGCACGTGGGCTGGGTTCGTGTATCTCGCAACGGTGCTGGACTGCTGCACGAGGAAGGTAGTCGGTTACGCGATGGCCGACCACATGCGCACCGACCTGGTCTGTGACGCTATCGACATGGCGGTACGCAGGTGCCCCCACAAGAGAGGGGTAACCATATTCCACTCCGACAGAGGCAGCCAGTACACCTCTCAGCAGTTCTCCGACCACCTGAGGAAGTATGGCATACGGCTGTCCGTCGGGCGCACCGGGGTGTGCTGGGACAATGCCTGGGCGGAGTCATTCAACGCGACTCTTAAGAACGAGAGGGTCCACCGCATGGTGTACCCTACACGTAGGAAGGCAGTGAGCGACATTGCCTCATGGATTGAGCTGACATACAATCAGACACGTCTCCACTCGACCCTCGGCTACCGCACCCCCAACGAGGTCGAAGGCGAGCACCTAGGCCGCAGACAAGCGGCCTGA
- a CDS encoding DMT family transporter, which yields MPRATTETPGPSAARAARMARAARSTLPVAALLLVTALWGSTFIILKDALDHISPADFLTVRFAIAAAVMVTLAGRRLLDLDRIRWAQGLGLGALYGVAQILQTVGLRTTDASVSGFITGMYVVLTPAVLVLLTRTAPAGRVLLSSVMALSGLAVLSLTGTSLSTGAMITFAGSVVYALHIVALGRLAEGQDTMTLTATQMVGIALVCAAAGLPGGVEVPRTAAVWGPVLYMALATGIATMFLQTWAQARMSPTRAAVVMTCEPVFAALFAIALGDEQLTGRLAVGGALIVSAMLLSELSGRPPRARRSPPPSRSRPRRRLAAPNHPGPVTDGTTAGSPSSTARRTHGRPPRSDGI from the coding sequence ATGCCGCGTGCCACCACCGAGACCCCCGGGCCGTCCGCGGCCCGGGCGGCCCGGATGGCCCGGGCCGCGCGCTCGACGCTTCCGGTGGCCGCGCTGCTCCTCGTCACCGCCCTGTGGGGCTCGACCTTCATCATCCTCAAGGACGCCCTCGACCACATCTCCCCCGCCGACTTCCTCACGGTGCGCTTCGCGATCGCAGCAGCCGTCATGGTGACCCTGGCCGGTCGCCGGCTGCTCGACCTCGACCGCATCCGGTGGGCGCAGGGACTGGGCCTGGGAGCGCTCTACGGGGTCGCCCAGATCCTGCAGACCGTCGGCCTGCGCACGACCGACGCCTCGGTCTCCGGGTTCATCACCGGCATGTACGTCGTGCTCACACCGGCCGTCCTCGTCCTGCTCACGCGCACCGCCCCGGCAGGCCGGGTGCTCCTGTCCTCGGTCATGGCTCTGTCGGGGCTGGCCGTCCTCAGCCTGACCGGGACCTCACTGAGCACCGGCGCGATGATCACCTTTGCCGGCTCGGTCGTCTACGCCCTGCACATCGTCGCGCTGGGCCGCCTGGCCGAGGGCCAGGACACGATGACCCTGACCGCCACGCAGATGGTGGGGATCGCCCTGGTCTGCGCCGCCGCCGGCCTGCCCGGGGGCGTCGAGGTGCCCAGGACGGCCGCGGTGTGGGGGCCCGTGCTCTACATGGCTCTGGCCACGGGCATCGCCACCATGTTCCTGCAGACATGGGCTCAGGCCCGCATGAGCCCCACCCGTGCCGCCGTCGTCATGACCTGCGAGCCGGTCTTCGCCGCCCTGTTCGCCATCGCCCTGGGCGACGAGCAGCTCACCGGACGTCTGGCCGTGGGCGGAGCGCTTATCGTCTCGGCGATGCTCCTCAGCGAGCTGTCCGGCCGGCCCCCCCGAGCACGACGCTCCCCACCCCCCTCCCGGTCCCGCCCCCGGAGACGCCTAGCCGCACCGAACCACCCCGGTCCCGTCACCGACGGGACCACCGCGGGCTCCCCCAGTTCCACCGCCCGGCGCACGCACGGGCGGCCGCCCCGGTCAGACGGCATCTGA
- a CDS encoding extracellular solute-binding protein, which yields MNMSFPLSHPMSRRGLLSTSAALAVGALAVSGCSGSSGSSGSKGTVTWSTWGTPEELTLLEEFNTQFMKDHPEITVVFQPVASYDEYHTKLLTQLTSGTAPDVFYIGDDRVASVLPNKVLAPLDELLSSAGSPISAEDFNAEVYGIAELDGALYALPNDVNPDAWWYNKNVLKAAGITEDPAELAAQGAWTTSTFLSMSERIKAAGLTTLAFWNYWATHASWMTSQGGQVYDESGAYVAHTDTVSVAAVEELAARCRSGEFLVADTLPEGGGADTMFLTDKLAFFAQGRYTANTLRSAGADLSAYDIAPWPTPDGSPAPTGLAASFLAINAKAADPQAAYTFFSSFLSVEGQRIRLASGTAVPSVTGADDLVTSDDFPEHAQTMLDMRDIGYTNNRTEAAVPGLSSTIATEHMLPLYEGKAQAQETLDAIAALVATEGAPAGASPSSGASAEETRSS from the coding sequence ATGAACATGTCATTCCCGTTGTCACACCCGATGTCCCGCCGCGGTCTCCTGAGCACCTCGGCAGCGCTCGCCGTGGGCGCCCTGGCGGTCTCAGGCTGCTCAGGGTCCTCGGGGTCCTCCGGCTCGAAGGGCACCGTGACCTGGTCGACCTGGGGAACCCCCGAGGAGCTGACGCTTCTGGAGGAGTTCAACACCCAGTTCATGAAGGACCACCCCGAGATCACGGTCGTCTTCCAGCCGGTGGCCTCCTACGACGAGTACCACACCAAGCTGCTCACCCAGCTGACCTCCGGCACCGCCCCGGACGTGTTCTACATCGGCGACGACCGGGTGGCCTCGGTGCTGCCCAACAAGGTCCTCGCGCCTCTTGACGAGCTGCTGAGCTCGGCGGGGTCCCCGATCTCCGCGGAGGACTTCAACGCCGAGGTCTACGGCATCGCCGAGCTCGACGGCGCCCTGTACGCCCTGCCCAACGACGTCAACCCCGACGCGTGGTGGTACAACAAGAACGTCCTCAAGGCGGCAGGGATCACCGAGGACCCCGCCGAGCTGGCGGCCCAGGGGGCCTGGACCACCTCCACCTTCCTGTCCATGAGCGAGCGGATCAAGGCCGCGGGCCTGACGACGCTGGCCTTCTGGAACTACTGGGCCACCCACGCCTCGTGGATGACGAGCCAGGGCGGCCAGGTCTACGACGAGTCGGGCGCCTACGTCGCCCACACCGACACGGTCTCCGTGGCCGCCGTCGAGGAGCTGGCGGCGCGGTGCCGCAGCGGGGAGTTCCTCGTGGCGGACACCCTGCCCGAGGGAGGCGGGGCCGACACGATGTTCCTCACCGACAAGCTCGCCTTCTTCGCCCAGGGTCGCTACACCGCCAACACCCTGCGCAGCGCCGGAGCGGACCTGAGCGCCTACGACATCGCCCCCTGGCCGACCCCCGACGGCAGCCCGGCCCCGACCGGCCTGGCCGCGTCCTTCCTGGCGATCAATGCCAAGGCGGCCGACCCGCAGGCCGCCTACACCTTCTTCTCCAGCTTCCTGAGCGTCGAGGGCCAGCGCATCCGCCTGGCCTCGGGCACCGCCGTGCCCTCGGTCACCGGCGCCGACGACCTCGTGACCTCCGACGACTTCCCCGAGCACGCCCAGACCATGCTGGACATGCGGGACATCGGCTACACCAACAACCGGACCGAGGCGGCCGTCCCCGGCCTGTCCTCGACGATCGCCACCGAGCACATGCTGCCCCTGTACGAGGGCAAGGCCCAGGCCCAGGAGACCCTTGACGCGATCGCGGCCCTCGTGGCCACGGAGGGTGCCCCGGCCGGCGCCTCACCGAGCTCCGGGGCGAGCGCTGAGGAGACCCGGTCCTCATGA